Within Xanthomonas theicola, the genomic segment GAGGCCTCCGCTCTTGGCGGGGGAGCCCGCGGCGGCGGACGTGCCGGTCTTGGCCATGGCCTGGCCGGCGGCGCCCTGTGCCGATTGCAGCAGTTGGTCGAGAAAGCCCTGTAGCTTCATGCACGCATTCCTGTCGAGTGGAAGCACTGGTATAGCGGGCATCGCCTTAGCGGCCCGTCAATCCCGTTGCGGGCGGCGGCGAGCGCGAAAAAAAAACGAGACGGCGCGTGCCGTCCCGTCGGGTGTGCTTGCCTGGATCAGGTGCCGCCGCTCAGAGCGCGGCGTCCTTGAGCTTCTTCAGCGGGCGCACCTTCAGCTTGGTGGTGGCCGGCTTGGCGGCGAACCACTGCTCTTCCTTGGTGAACGGGTTGATGCCCTTGCGCTTCGGCTTGGCCGGCACGCTGATGGCGGTGATCTTCAGCAGGCCCGGCAGGGTGAACGAACCGGCTCCCTTCTTGCTGACCGAGCCGGCCACGGCGTGCTCGAGCGAGGCCATCACCGCGCGCACGTCCTTGGCGAGGACGCCGCTGGCTTCGACGATGTGGGCGACGAGCGCCGACTTGCTCAGTGCGTCCTTGATCGGCTTGGGAGCGGCCGGCTTGGCGGCGGTCTTGGCGGTTACTTTCTTTGCTGCCTTCTTCGGGGCAGCCTTTTTCGTGGTCTTTGCCATGATGTCCTGATTCCGTAAACGGTTGGTGGTTGGGTCGCGCC encodes:
- a CDS encoding HU family DNA-binding protein is translated as MAKTTKKAAPKKAAKKVTAKTAAKPAAPKPIKDALSKSALVAHIVEASGVLAKDVRAVMASLEHAVAGSVSKKGAGSFTLPGLLKITAISVPAKPKRKGINPFTKEEQWFAAKPATTKLKVRPLKKLKDAAL